The following are encoded in a window of Ruminiclostridium herbifermentans genomic DNA:
- a CDS encoding GNAT family N-acetyltransferase: MDYKIKHYKRPKQELVKQIVDTAKCLTTEWFTPDVLDEIKRDLLFHDVICIDVRGEVLSFLIFTSWEGAIQITLMGTKLDYRGKGLGSKLIEYLFVYVKKLGFNRVSLLTVD; encoded by the coding sequence ATGGATTATAAAATTAAGCATTATAAAAGACCCAAACAAGAGTTAGTAAAACAGATTGTAGATACTGCAAAGTGCTTAACTACAGAATGGTTTACACCAGATGTTCTTGATGAAATAAAAAGAGACTTATTATTTCATGATGTAATATGTATAGATGTAAGAGGCGAGGTTTTATCATTTCTTATTTTTACAAGTTGGGAAGGAGCCATTCAGATTACATTAATGGGAACCAAACTAGATTATCGTGGAAAAGGTCTGGGGTCTAAACTTATAGAGTATTTATTTGTATATGTAAAAAAGTTGGGCTTTAACAGAGTATCACTGCTTACAGTAGACTAA
- a CDS encoding DUF4865 family protein: MISSQYKIILPSNYDMNIIKNRVKDNGYKTDGFYGLKFKFYLITEKGVNNNIQNSYSPLYFWNDYEGLNKFLFEGFYDNILDSFGWQSVNIGVPLVDETTEKVKDTSFVFEVVGEIEPKESLKNFKNNIKDKIPKIDTEYIITYNPEKWRYHVYYFLNDLEKVKKEKGVIYTILHISH; this comes from the coding sequence ATGATTTCATCACAATATAAGATAATATTACCCAGCAATTATGATATGAATATCATTAAAAATAGAGTCAAGGACAATGGATATAAAACAGATGGATTTTATGGTCTAAAGTTTAAATTTTATTTAATAACAGAAAAGGGAGTAAATAATAATATTCAAAACAGTTATTCTCCATTATATTTTTGGAATGATTATGAAGGATTAAATAAATTTTTATTTGAAGGATTTTATGACAATATTTTAGATTCATTTGGATGGCAGAGTGTAAATATCGGAGTTCCGTTAGTTGATGAGACGACGGAAAAAGTGAAAGATACAAGCTTCGTATTTGAAGTTGTAGGAGAGATAGAGCCAAAAGAGAGTTTGAAAAATTTTAAAAATAATATAAAAGACAAAATTCCGAAAATTGATACAGAGTATATAATTACTTATAATCCAGAGAAGTGGAGATATCATGTTTATTATTTTTTGAATGACTTAGAAAAAGTAAAAAAAGAAAAAGGTGTGATATACACCATTCTTCATATATCACACTAA
- a CDS encoding nitroreductase family protein, protein MDFLQLAENRYSVRNFADKEIEQEKIDAILRAGQVAPTACNFQPQKILVIKSKEALEKFRRCTVCHFNAPLAILTCYDKSLCWSREYDGKTSGDIDAAIITTHMMLEAANLGIGSTWVMHFIPEAIREEFKLPDNFEPVSILVMGYPAEGASPNPSHFNIKPLSDTVFYNEY, encoded by the coding sequence ATGGACTTTTTACAATTGGCCGAGAATCGTTATTCGGTAAGGAACTTTGCAGATAAAGAGATTGAACAGGAAAAGATTGATGCGATATTGCGAGCAGGTCAGGTGGCTCCTACTGCTTGCAATTTTCAACCACAGAAAATACTAGTAATTAAGAGTAAGGAGGCTTTGGAGAAATTTAGAAGATGTACAGTTTGTCATTTCAATGCTCCTCTTGCTATACTCACATGCTATGATAAGTCACTTTGCTGGTCAAGAGAATATGACGGAAAAACAAGCGGAGATATCGATGCTGCAATTATCACAACTCATATGATGCTTGAAGCAGCGAATCTAGGAATCGGTTCAACATGGGTTATGCACTTTATTCCGGAGGCTATTCGTGAAGAGTTTAAATTGCCGGATAATTTTGAACCGGTCAGTATTCTTGTTATGGGATATCCAGCAGAGGGTGCAAGCCCAAATCCGAGCCATTTCAATATTAAACCATTGTCTGATACGGTTTTTTATAATGAATATTGA